A single region of the Mustela lutreola isolate mMusLut2 chromosome 2, mMusLut2.pri, whole genome shotgun sequence genome encodes:
- the SLC38A3 gene encoding sodium-coupled neutral amino acid transporter 3 isoform X1 yields the protein MEAPLQTEMVELVPNGKHSEGLLPGTNPTAGNQRVEGPRRSCVEGEGFLQKSPSKETHFTDFEGKTSFGMSVFNLSNAIMGSGILGLAYAMANTGIILFLFLLTAVALLSSYSIHLLLKSSGIVGIRAYEQLGYRAFGTPGKLAAALAITLQNIGAMSSYLYIIKSELPLVIQTFLNLEEQTSEDSQALPLATQPRDWYMNGNYLVILVSVTVILPLALMRQLGYLGYSSGFSLSCMVFFLIAVIYKKFHVPCPLPLNFANVTGNFSLMEVTKEEASLQSETQTEALCTPSYFTLNSQTAYTIPIMAFAFVCHPEVLPIYTELKDPSKRKMQHISNLSISVMYVMYFLAALFGYLTFYDGVESELLHTYSKVDPFDVLILCVRVAVLTAVTLTVPIVLFPVRRAIQQMLFKNQEFNWLRHTLIAIGLLTCINLLVIFAPNILGIFGVIGATSAPCLIFIFPAIFYFRIIPTEREPAKSTPKILALCFAVLGLLLMTMSLSFIIIDWVSGTGQHGGSH from the exons ATGGAGGCGCCTCTGCAGACAGAAATGGTGGAGCTGGTGCCCAATGGCAAACACTCGGAGGGGCTGCTCCCAGGCACCAACCCCACAGCAGGCAACCAGAG GGTTGAGGGCCCCAGACGGAGCTGCGTGGAGGGCGAGGGCTTCCTCCAGAAAAGCCCCAGCAAGGAGACACACTTCACTGAT TTTGAGGGGAAGACCTCATTTGGGATGTCGGTGTTCAACCTCAGTAATGCCATCATGGGCAGCGGCATCCTGGGGCTCGCCTATGCCATGGCCAACACGGGCATCATCCTTTTCCT GTTCCTGCTGACGGCCGTCGCCCTGCTCTCCAGCTACTCCATCCACCTGCTGCTTAAGTCCTCAGGGATCGTGG GCATCCGTGCCTATGAGCAGCTGGGCTACCGGGCCTTTGGGACCCCTGGGAAGCTGGCAGCAGCCCTAGCCATCACACTGCAGAATATTGGAG ccatGTCCAGCTACCTGTACATCATCAAGTCTGAGCTGCCCCTTGTCATACAGACCTTCCTGAACCTGGAGGAGCAAACCTC AGAAGACAGCCAGGCCCTGCCCTTGGCCACACAGCCCAG GGACTGGTACATGAATGGGAACTACCTGGTGATCCTAGTTTCTGTCACCGTCATTCTGCCTCTGGCGCTGATGCGGCAGCTTG GCTACCTGGGTTACTCCAGCGGCTTCTCTCTCAGCTGCATGGTGTTCTTCCTAATCGCA GTCATTTACAAGAAGTTCCATGTGCCCTGCCCACTGCCCCTCAACTTTGCCAACGTCACAGGCAACTTCAGCCTCATGGAGGTCACCAAGGAGGAGGCATCACTGCAGTCTGAGACCCAGACCGAAGCCCTCTGCACCCCAAGCTACTTCACACTCAACTCCCAG ACGGCGTACACCATCCCCATCATGGCCTTTGCCTTCGTCTGCCATCCTGAGGTGCTGCCCATCTATACAGAGCTTAAGGA TCCCTCCAAGAGGAAGATGCAGCACATCTCCAACCTGTCCATCTCCGTCATGTATGTCATGTACTTCCTGGCTGCCCTCTTCGGCTACCTCACCTTCTACG ACGGAGTGGAGTCGGAGCTCCTGCACACCTACAGCAAGGTGGACCCGTTTGACGTGCTGATCCTCTGCGTGCGTGTGGCCGTGCTCACAGCGGTCACGCTCACCGTGCCAATCGTTCTGTTTCCG GTGCGCCGTGCCATCCAGCAGATGCTGTTTAAGAACCAGGAGTTCAATTGGCTGCGGCACACACTCATTGCCATTGGCCTGCTCACTTGCATCAACCTGCTGGTTATCTTCGCTCCTAACATCCTGGGCATCTTCGGGGTTATCG GTGCCACATCGGCCCCGTGCCTCATCTTCATCTTCCCTGCAATCTTCTACTTCCGCATCATACCCACTGAGAGGGAGCCTGCAAAGTCCACCCCCAAAATCTTG GCACTTTGTTTCGCTGTGCTTGGCCTCCTTCTGATGACCATGAGCTTGAGCTTCATCATCATTGACTGGGTGTCAGGGACCGGCCAGCATGGAGGAAGCCACTAG
- the SLC38A3 gene encoding sodium-coupled neutral amino acid transporter 3 isoform X2 — protein MEAPLQTEMVELVPNGKHSEGLLPGTNPTAGNQRVEGPRRSCVEGEGFLQKSPSKETHFTDFEGKTSFGMSVFNLSNAIMGSGILGLAYAMANTGIILFLFLLTAVALLSSYSIHLLLKSSGIVGIRAYEQLGYRAFGTPGKLAAALAITLQNIGAMSSYLYIIKSELPLVIQTFLNLEEQTSDWYMNGNYLVILVSVTVILPLALMRQLGYLGYSSGFSLSCMVFFLIAVIYKKFHVPCPLPLNFANVTGNFSLMEVTKEEASLQSETQTEALCTPSYFTLNSQTAYTIPIMAFAFVCHPEVLPIYTELKDPSKRKMQHISNLSISVMYVMYFLAALFGYLTFYDGVESELLHTYSKVDPFDVLILCVRVAVLTAVTLTVPIVLFPVRRAIQQMLFKNQEFNWLRHTLIAIGLLTCINLLVIFAPNILGIFGVIGATSAPCLIFIFPAIFYFRIIPTEREPAKSTPKILALCFAVLGLLLMTMSLSFIIIDWVSGTGQHGGSH, from the exons ATGGAGGCGCCTCTGCAGACAGAAATGGTGGAGCTGGTGCCCAATGGCAAACACTCGGAGGGGCTGCTCCCAGGCACCAACCCCACAGCAGGCAACCAGAG GGTTGAGGGCCCCAGACGGAGCTGCGTGGAGGGCGAGGGCTTCCTCCAGAAAAGCCCCAGCAAGGAGACACACTTCACTGAT TTTGAGGGGAAGACCTCATTTGGGATGTCGGTGTTCAACCTCAGTAATGCCATCATGGGCAGCGGCATCCTGGGGCTCGCCTATGCCATGGCCAACACGGGCATCATCCTTTTCCT GTTCCTGCTGACGGCCGTCGCCCTGCTCTCCAGCTACTCCATCCACCTGCTGCTTAAGTCCTCAGGGATCGTGG GCATCCGTGCCTATGAGCAGCTGGGCTACCGGGCCTTTGGGACCCCTGGGAAGCTGGCAGCAGCCCTAGCCATCACACTGCAGAATATTGGAG ccatGTCCAGCTACCTGTACATCATCAAGTCTGAGCTGCCCCTTGTCATACAGACCTTCCTGAACCTGGAGGAGCAAACCTC GGACTGGTACATGAATGGGAACTACCTGGTGATCCTAGTTTCTGTCACCGTCATTCTGCCTCTGGCGCTGATGCGGCAGCTTG GCTACCTGGGTTACTCCAGCGGCTTCTCTCTCAGCTGCATGGTGTTCTTCCTAATCGCA GTCATTTACAAGAAGTTCCATGTGCCCTGCCCACTGCCCCTCAACTTTGCCAACGTCACAGGCAACTTCAGCCTCATGGAGGTCACCAAGGAGGAGGCATCACTGCAGTCTGAGACCCAGACCGAAGCCCTCTGCACCCCAAGCTACTTCACACTCAACTCCCAG ACGGCGTACACCATCCCCATCATGGCCTTTGCCTTCGTCTGCCATCCTGAGGTGCTGCCCATCTATACAGAGCTTAAGGA TCCCTCCAAGAGGAAGATGCAGCACATCTCCAACCTGTCCATCTCCGTCATGTATGTCATGTACTTCCTGGCTGCCCTCTTCGGCTACCTCACCTTCTACG ACGGAGTGGAGTCGGAGCTCCTGCACACCTACAGCAAGGTGGACCCGTTTGACGTGCTGATCCTCTGCGTGCGTGTGGCCGTGCTCACAGCGGTCACGCTCACCGTGCCAATCGTTCTGTTTCCG GTGCGCCGTGCCATCCAGCAGATGCTGTTTAAGAACCAGGAGTTCAATTGGCTGCGGCACACACTCATTGCCATTGGCCTGCTCACTTGCATCAACCTGCTGGTTATCTTCGCTCCTAACATCCTGGGCATCTTCGGGGTTATCG GTGCCACATCGGCCCCGTGCCTCATCTTCATCTTCCCTGCAATCTTCTACTTCCGCATCATACCCACTGAGAGGGAGCCTGCAAAGTCCACCCCCAAAATCTTG GCACTTTGTTTCGCTGTGCTTGGCCTCCTTCTGATGACCATGAGCTTGAGCTTCATCATCATTGACTGGGTGTCAGGGACCGGCCAGCATGGAGGAAGCCACTAG